Part of the Anoplolepis gracilipes chromosome 13, ASM4749672v1, whole genome shotgun sequence genome, tattattatataaattaattattttaaattttcgtaggattaaaaaaattacttatactATTCCCCCCTTAGAGAAAAATTCGTAGCAGATCATTTCTTATTGAAATTGATGAAAGCCttgctttataatatattgttatacttACTGGTTTTGACCTTCGGAATCCATATATGTGCTTTTATAGAGGCCAGTAGTCTCATTGGTCGTAAGATTTCCATAGTACGTGATGTCCACCTCACAGGCACTTCCATTCTTCAGCATTTGTTCTAAGTGGATGATGTACCAGGATTTCTGTTTTTGTCGTTCTGTCCTTGCGATATTAACATCCATCGATGCACCCTTCTCCCTTTACAGCAAACATGatacaaatgataaaaattttattataattttttattataattttttattataatattttataattttgaaacttgtGAAATAACAACTTtggttataataatatccgatcaaaattattacatcggTCATaagaattacattatatactgtgacttgataaaaaaaatagagctTTTCAGCTTTGTTGTTTTACTCGCTTACGCTTCATCGGGTGCCAGTCGAATCATTCTGATGCTGACCATCGAAACCTCAAGATTTTGATGAATGTTCAGAGTTATTCTATCGCTCATGTCTGACCAGGTGAGGTTGATCTTGACGCGACCGTTGAATTGATGGCTCTCCATGGAGGGCACATTGATATCCAAATCATAACTGGTCGGCGTAACTTCGTTTGGTAATCTGTATTGACGCATTTTCGAGTAGTAGACATCGTTTAGGTCGATACTGCGCTTCCATCGGTTCTACGATagaatgacaaattttttaatattctgacGATTGGATTATTATTGTGATTGcggtgataatttttaatttgttggtACTATACTTCGTAGATGCTTTGTGGAAGACCGGGCGATATCCCCAACGCTAAAATAAACCCGGTGAGCAATGTTGTCCACATCATggtgaattataaaataaacctGGAATCATGgttagtatttaataaaaagttattaaaatatatacttgtttttataataaacaccGATATtgcattttgatattatattgtaaacttGATATAGAATCAACTAAAGAtttcacatacacacacacacacacacacacacacatatgtatatataatgcaaaaataatctaatttatttaattgaatagcttggtaaaattaattttactgctgaaaataatttagattaaattagattatacAATAACACTGatacttgaaataaattggAAATGAGTAAGAAAGTAAGACTGGAGTTAACAAGAAACATATTAATCTCAAAGTTGagtaaaaactaaattttagttaattttaattttaattcgaaaaaaaatagatggcTATCATATCTGTCACACAAAGAGACTtgtaataatcttaataaaatttgactgCCGATTTTACAAGTACATTTGGTATAGTCGATTCTTTAAAGAAAGGATTATGTCGTGTTACggaaacttatttttttaatcccgAATGCTTACGATGTTATCCTCGTGACGGACGTGCACGCCTGAGGGACGCAGAGGACGATCTGTCAGCGGCCCGCGACTACGGTTTGCCAAGAACCGACTCGGATGTCACCACGTCCTTGGTTGACCTTGATACTCTCTTCAAGAAGAGACAGTTTTACCCTGGAGAGGAGGATATTTCGACCAACTGTATGACAGCGTAGCCGCGTGCGAACTGCGTTTGAGCGCTTCCTCGTAATCCAACGGTCGTCAAAAAGCGACGGAAACATGCGGAAAAACGCATGACGTGACCATGTATCAAGGAGTTGGATTTAGTCGGGTCCACTTAGGGCAAATCGGCGGATCGTCATGCAATTATCCAATCTGGCGATCGCGGCCATCGTCTCGCTGAAGGGGAAGCTTAATCGCGACGAGTCAATCCGGACGCGGCCAAGAGGCGACGACGTCAACGGCCAATCTACGATCGACCGTTGGTGTCGATCAATGGGGGAATAAAATGCGTGTCTCGTAAACCCGCCTGCCCAATGTCCCCTGGGACCTTGGCGCCATTGTACTCCCCTTTAAACTCTCTGTGCCACTGCGTCGCTATCACCGGGAACACGTGCCGTTCATTTGCGTGTCCGGTGCTCCTGGTACCGATCCCGAACCAAGCCCAATATGCATTTGGACCATACCATAACACCCCATATCGCCTCAATTGGATTTGATGAGGTGTTTTGTTCGCGAGTTTCTCTCGCGCAATAACTAGATCACTTCTAAGCTGCTCCAAGCAATCGAGAATGCGAGTGCTACGATTTCGAAATAATGTTatctatctaatattttacagatttttttagagaaataaatggaaaattttgGAGAACATTTTTCAGCGAATATtgctaattaaaaatctgataatttaattttgttatttatagattttcaaaataatatatatatatatatatatatatatatatatatatatatatatatatatataatatatgtataatatacatataatatataataacttttgttAATACGTGTCCTGTTTCTGatttcttcaatttcttattctttctctATAACTATGATTTCAGTTCGTCAACATCAAGAAGAAAGGATTTATCATGCCGCTCTTTTAACGGCAATTCTATCACACAAGATTTCGTTCCATGTGTCGcaatgaagaaaagaaaataaggcTATAAGGCGCGCAAAAAGTTCCGATAGCAAGTCTAATCACGAATTATGGCAGAAGCGCATAAGGATAAGGAGCGAAACGAACGGTCGACAATGACACGCGGTGCTGACGAACCAATAGCAAAGTGGGGGCATTCACGAGTGTTTCTCGGCCAACATCCGCACCGCAAGGTAGAGCAGCTAATTGCAGTTGTACCTGTACGCTACCTGTACGCGATTGTGAATTTGTTTCCGCGTCGAAAACGTGTTCGCTTTTTAAGCCGTCACTCCGGCGTGATTTTCTTGTTTCAAGAATAACTTTACAACTTCCTTGAAAAAGATGCGGCGAGGATCCGTCAGCAGTTGGCAGTCCTATGGACAGCGAAATTGTGAGTGATAATAACTGCTTTTACTTTAGTTACTCCTATGATTCTCGGCTCGCGttgagtaaaataatttacaagtttttttttttttaattaaaaaataagaatatttttctaattattttcttacatattataataatctcaaACTTAAAGAAATGTgacgatattattaaaaaaaatgtcttttcgaaaatatataaattaatgtctaCTTGTTTAATTGTTCTTTTCGGGAATGCATGCATGACGTATTAATGGTTTCCGGCGACTATTATCATTCCACACCGTTGTTACTACAATCATTTTACCATTATAGAATTGGTTATGTTCATCAGTTAGATATTATactatagatatttaaaaaaaatatcttttttattaaaacaaatatctctgatatattttaaatttgtattcgaGAATtgttcttgaaaaaaaaacatttaaacaaGCCTGCTTGAATTTAGTTTTACCGTCGACCAGCAAATATCAAATTGCTTATATCAACAATACGTCAACGTATGatgtatcaattaatttacatcacTGCGTCACACCGTTGCAGTTAGTCAATCCCCaattatttacagtagttACAATTGTTGTTCTAAGCGAAAGGCATCTTGCTTTTTCTGCGAGAATTTCAGAGAATCCGGTTCGCAATTTTTCACTATATGAAACTTGTGAGAATTTAATTgtcttttatctatttattttatatttatttttcattttatattttcgattaatCTTGTAGATTGTGTTTTCAGAATTGATAACAGCTAACGACAACTTTTTTGATGTGTgactaaaaaaaagtacaattctcgtttaaacttatataattctaacttattgttagttgatTTGAATACACAATTTAAAAGTCGGATTCatatagtaaattttataacgtaactatacatataacgaTAAAGTTATTGTCGAACAACTCAACATTAATCATATCCAGGCAAACTTATGAATGCTTTGTgaatgattataaaaacaaaaaagttatctCAGGatgtgattttttaaaaatatgcacgTGCATGTAGCGGTGTCACAtcaatttttagtatattgGAATTCCTCCGACTTAATTATGTTGTTACTCTCTGATGTTATCTGCTTGCTGCGTTACATACGCATCTGAAAATTACCTCAAAACACTTGCGATATTCTCGTTAATACTGATTGTATTAATTCTTACCAATAGCTTTGcacaaaaaagtttaattaaaaattacatttttattaaagtttaataatattatattttccgattaaagtttagtaatattttacgtGTAGAATGAAATAACATGACAATCTAAATCTGAATGAACGATacgaatataaaatgtgtgttTGTGCGTGCATGTGCTATTTGATTTCCTCCTTTCATTCATTTAGTCGATTTTgcattaatgataaataattaattgaaatttgatcaaagaatcattaattaaagttaaattttaaaagtttcgtacatatttatttatatttaagtttcTCATTTTCAATAGCagtatttttcttgatatatattttcctttcaaACAAGATATTGATGTTTGTTATGTGACAGTAATGTTCGCATGGTATAACAAGGAGCATGATTTCACATGGTTATGAAGATCGCTAcaacaagatatataatagaattaccGAGAAAACTAACcggaataagaatattatcaaTCATAGTAGATTTGTGGACAGTTATAATTCCTAATATGgcaaatagttaaaaaaaaatttaacacctTGACATTTTCCGATGCACTCCATTCGTTCTGAATACAGTAAAATGCAATATCTTGggaataaattctatattttcaatcttatttataaatactatcTCAAATCAATCACATAGAAATAATGCTAAAGATATtcgttgcatttttttatgaatttatttgatttttaccaCTGCAATTTATAGCATTTGATGAGATGCAATATATggagtatttttttaataatattttattatttttgatataaaaatatttctcgttaGAGTCGCTAAAATCAACGTCGCGGCTAATAGCGATACGAGCGTTATCGGCGAAGCGATGATTATGCGAATGCTGGAGTTGATATATAGTCAGCGAATAATGTACAAGGTAGGACCTTGAAGCCGTCTCTTGCCGTATTTACGAGCATGTTCCGCGCGGGGCTATCGCGGATTCCTGCATCACGGGGAACTAATTTCGTTGACGTCATCTGCGCGCATTCCGCGCTCCTAAAGCGTTGCACTGTTAATGCAAAATTCGTCGTAGTGCGACGGAAAACTTTACGAATGATCGCGATTTTCTTTCTAAGTTTTACAAAATCTCGCTCGGGAATTCCGACTTGCCGATCGTTGATCGTTATTTACAAGCCTTCctataattttcacaatttcCGTGATTGTTTTATGATCTAATCGATTAATCATACATGAAAATTACTGGTACTGATTGCAGCggtttattgcattttaataatagatgtCTATTGAATCTGAAAAATGCTGAAAGGAATTTAATatgttgatatattaaaaaaaaaaaagaatttaatattaaaaaaaaggaacttTTCCCTcctttaaaacattaatattataaattttctttctcgtacttctataaatatctttttatttttgttctatttatttcttcagaATTCTTTGTGTCATCTATCTGTTTTTGTAcctgtctctttttttctattacattattttaaaattttaatatttttcttcataaaatttctaatttttttaaatattcgaatttttaagataaaataatttttgaatataaaaaaactttctttaatgaaagaaaatttatagcataagaatttttaacatttatttcttgtttctaacataaaagaaaaatactaaactcaaaattaatttttctgtatttttaaaatcattttatccagagagagagagagagagagagagagagagagagagagagagagagagagagagagagagagaaatgtattttttatgtgaaagTTTCATTATTTGGGATCTTATTATATAGCAACTGATATTTACAATAGTCCAAAAGTCTGATGCATCAAAAGTATTGATGATCAAACTGTTTTATGATCAATAAGAACAGAACAATTAATGTCAATATTGAATGCAGCGATTTTTTCCAGATcatgcatttaatatatttcagctGACTGCATGATGGAAACGTATTCAGGTAATACCGCGTTGGCTTCACCTACCGAAGAAATTATCCATCAACGGAAGGGTGGCTGGTTTTTAACGTACAAGAAGCTCATCTCCTTTATTGTCCTGATTGTAATTGCTGTAATCGTTGCGGGTCTGATTGGATGGAATATCGGAACGATGCCTAAAACAAGAGTGAGTGTAATTCATTGCACTAAATGACGCAAATTATTTGCTactattgataatttaatacaattgacgactaagatattttattatgtcatttttatggggaaataataaaaaatgcgaaaTGTGCAAAACGCAATTTTCCAACATTATATCACttgaaattactttttcaacattataaatgaaaaaggtCATTAAATGTAAGAAACTATTATTCATGTattcaatatgtataaagatggTGGTATCAATAGAATCAGGTCGGtgaaaataatcttattatctgaaaatttttgattaatgtCTCAGCGCTGTTTTTAAGATTCGcagatttaatgtaaaatcaaTTCGCGCGATGAGcagtgataataatttattctcaaGTTCCAcacattttatgttaaatagaTATACGATCCATTAGCCCTCATTGAAGATGAGACGGAGGAAGGCGACGTCATTGTTGTCTCGATATCGCCTTTCGTTCATCCCTTGAGATATGACCTCGAATTGACGGCGCCGAGCGACGTTAACGCGACGTCGAATCTGAAAGGAcgagttattatcaaattccGCGTCGACGGCACACCAGCCTTAAGCAAATTGTCTCTCAATGCGAGGAATATCACGGCAACACATTATAAATTGACGCTCATAGAAGAGAACAATGTGCGAACAAAAAGAAGACGTAGAAGACGCGCAGAGGATGACAATAAAGGCAATCAAAGCATGGAGTGGAAACCGGTGAACGCTGGTATTTATTTCAGAGACGTCTTCTCCATTTTactgatatttttcattaaaatttcttctcatttctttcaattgtatagtagaaaaaatatttcgactaATATATGGgagaaatgtttaattttgtaaaattggtTGTATTAAagctatttaatttacttttgtacgttttcattaatattacattaactgTTTAGTATTTttcctataattttttgaGAAGTTTACATACGCAAGAGTTATGTTGCCACATGTTTAAAACATGTGTGTTAGATTTTAATCCAGGTTATGAGTGTAAATCGTGTAtcgtttcatttttattataatcagcATTACGAACATAATTATAAGTAGTAACGGGTTAACGTACGTTAACAAAGCAACAGATTTCTGGTAGCGAAATATGCACGATAAGACGATAATTAGCCTGCAGCTGTGTCAATATCATAACATAATAGCATGCGAATGATCAATTACATAACGTTTGCGataagtttgaaaataaaaaggaaaaaaaaaaagagttaaaagAGTTCGCATTTTTACCGTTTTAAACATTATGTAATTGATCTGGTTAAATCGTTTTATTAGTCCATgaaaaaagttgtataaaaaattataattgcatatgatcacaatttagataaaaactCATGTGTGaagtttttatatctatttttttatgtattttatttttaagataaaaaaattagacgcGATTGATTGTTTAATCGAATAATGAATCTGTTAACGCAGATAATGTTACCACGACTCTTCCCGCCAACGCAACACCTGTTCAATTGGAAAATCAGGAAACAACGCGCGGCGACGTTACTGACTATCCTTCAGAAAACGTGATCTTCTCCGGCAATGAAACTTCTTCGAAGAACGAGAGCACGTCTGCGACCGATGGACAATCTAGGGAATCCGCAAACGTAACGGTGCCTGAATCGACGACATCTGGAGCAGGTATGTCAGCTACGGTAACTTCCAGTAACGGAAGCGTAACCGAGGTGGTGATCCAGCGATACGAGGAAGATACTAATAACGGATTACATGTAATACATCCGGCCGTTGCCATACGTCCGGGAACGTACAGCTTGGAGATCGATTACGAGATTATACTTGACGGTAAGGCGATTTACTCGGCAAGCTTTGGCGAATCCGGCGAAGAAAGGTGAGTTTTTCTGCGATGATCATAGTAAAGAATCAATTATAATCGCTAATTATgtactaaataattatactatataatatatactaaaataattttcttttgaaaaacatgcatatgtaaatatttcttcaactATTATCAAACGTAATGCATgtgtatgtttattttacatattttacatatattaaagaaaaaagaggaaaagctTTTTTAACAACTAAAAATGTATCTgcaaatgtttaaataattttatctacatatttttcaatagaaCGTTAATCGGGACGCGGTTGAAACCTTTGGAAGCATCGCGTCTTCTGCCAATTTTCGATGACGTGAATCTCAAGGCTGTCTTCTCGCTATCCGTGGCACGTCCGCGCAAAGCGAGGGTCCTTTCGAACATGCCTCTCAATATCTCGAGAAACACGTGCGTAATTCATGCATGTTGATTGCAGCTGTGTCAACTTTTGCGTACTTAGGAAGTTATATCAGCTTAAAATAGCAAAACTGCCCAGTTTCTTCAATTGTATTCtgtcaagtaaaaatttagaatagaaaattatataaattatttttatataaaataaaaattggatgagtttttatattatacaatttatatattttatattacggtaatttaaaacatgtcagattttttataaatgtctctcattatatgtaattttttttcttttataagaaaatgaaatgATTAGTTTGCGACTTGTTTCTTTCAAGATCGGACAATCAAGTGATCGACACTTTCAACGATACCCCGTTGTTGTCACCTTATAATCTTGCCTTCGTAATAGGCGAGGTTGAATCGTTAAGCGAAACAAGAACAGGTCTCGACAATAAAACGACGATGACTTTCTGGGGCGATCCAAAGAGACGATCACGAGGGATATACCTTTATGACAAACTTGAACAAgtcattacatatttaaatgacATGTTCTCGATGCCTTATCCGCTATCGAAATTAGATATCATCGCATTACCACCGCGAATCATTGATAATACCGGAAGCTTGGGATTAATATCGATAAAGTAAGCCAAATTGCAATACTACTTTTTATGtacaagaattatataaaattaatatactagAAAAAGGTGGTCTGGCACAAATCAACttcaagaagattataaaattttatttcttgaattaatttttgaacagatttggaaaattttaaattaaaagctcTTTGGTATATtacataagatatttttaaattataaaagaatctgataatggaataaaattttatctatttgtttcgaaatttgacaaaaatgtcactaaaataatttctcaagactaaacaatttaataatttcacattttcaaaaatctgctttaaattaatcgataattatattgttagactaattcatatttatacaattattctaCGTTTGATAGCATGCTGCAAGTAAAACTAAATTGTTTTCAAGGCAATCGCTCTTCTACGCCGCGGATCGATCTCCCATGGTCACGAAGACAGACGCGTTAAGCGCTCTGATAAGCTTGATAGGAGAACAATGGCTAGGCGGTGTCGTGAACGTGAAGAACTGGTCGGACGTTTGGCTTTTAGAAGGCTCCATGATCCATTTGCGACACGCGATGATCGAGAAGGCACATAATTGGAATAATATTTGTGacatttattaactttaaatgtaCACACACCGAAATGGAATATTTGAATGttgattcttatttaaattaattttactatttctttagatttctttactagaatattaaaacatcgcaaattttggtttttttttatatgacaaACTAAGAACCAAAtgtgtcaattttattttattaagctgtgtgtatttttaaaattaatgtattaaattttgaatcatTTATTCAGTTTTTAAGAACATAAACCAATGAAAGATtaagtaagaaaattaatttgcgtGCTCACAAAACTGTGTGTTGTAAAATGCaaagtttacatatttataaaatgaaattttaggtttttctaaaaatttaattaaacatttggataatcattattttatattaatttatctatattgaGTTTTCCTTATAATTTCAGTATATTcagttttttactttttttaaataataatcacttTACATTTGATTAGATGTCCAGATAATAACATCTTTTCTTGTCGAACAAAGGAAAGAGATTCTCATGAGATTCTATTTTCAGATAGACTTGTCACTGGACTCCAATCATGCCTTCCTTGCTGACGTCCAATGGGAAGCTATGGAAGAAGATGGTTACAGCGTTTCAAGATCGTTGCAATCGAATGTCAATCCCGCTCATCTGGACTTTTCGGACGACAATGTTCGACATAAGAAAGGTACAAATGAAGGTCTCAAACAGATCGTTTCTTTCTTGAGTAACAatgcttataatattttcaaatattttctctattattataaatattatattttaaaattaattagatattaatatttgaaaatgatgCGGCTGATTATTTGAACAATGTTATATTtgcatcaataaataaatatggaatatttaaatattatcaatacaaaaagatacatttatatattattatgtatttaagcACATTACGTAATGTTGTGCAAATAACATTTATCtttggaaatttatttcaagattcTCTACGtatcttttgatataaaaataatacgacatatttttcgtttcttatattatgtcattaattaacttaataaCAGTTTGTCTCAGTTTTATTTGAAAGGTAGTATCGAATATACACTCTCGTCGGACGTTGCATAATATGATTCTGCATTTTACCTGCTTCTTGTAGGTGCATGCTTGATTCGCATGTTGCATGGCGTGATAAACGATACCGCCTTTAGGAACGGCTACCGGAAATTCGTAGCGAGGTGGTGGGTATATATCACTATATCTCGTCGATTTTATCCTTTGACCGGCCGTCGTCCGTTCATCAATCGCGCGCGTTTAAATCACTCGCGCGTCCGCGTGATTCAATCGTCGAAACGATAATCGACGCATTTTACAACGAGTTATCCTGTCGGCTTTATGGTAATATCAGCCATTGAATGTCACGAGCCGATCATTATGCTTCTTTATCGGGCTTGTTATATAAGTGGATCCATCATCGATATATTTCATTGGTATTGaatcgcaaaatatataatatcgatgcacataatttaatgtacagaagatgtttcattttttcatcatAAATGCGTTATATAAATgctaaaagtattaaaatttttataaataaaaaatctttcttagGAGATACTCGACAGCAAATGTCGATGATTTTTGGGAAGCAGTGGCCGAAGAAACTGTCAATTTACCCGCAGAAATTATTCTGTCCCAAATGATGAATTCTTGGATCTCGAATCATGGATATCCGATCATTAGTGTCACGAGAGACTACAATAAGGGCACAGCTGTTGTTCGACAGGTGCGACCTAAATAATTCGTATTGAAGAAGCATGTGCATTTATCGCTTTGTGTGCttctcgagaaaaaaatatttttattaatgttaactATTGTCACGCAGCAAAGATTTACGTACGATCAATCGTCATCCGACACTCAAACGACGTGGTACGTACCGcttgattatattaacaaaacgAGGAATGATTGGTCATCTCCGACAAAGACGTGGTTATATTCCGAAGCGGAAACGGTGGTGGACGATGTTGGTGCTCAAGATTCTTGGGTTGTATTCAATGTGAATAAAACAGGTTagttgcataaatatttttcttgtctaTAAAAAagtctataaaaaattgtagatatatcaaaatatttttttcacattagaatgaaattttatatttaacttttttgtagataacagtataaaaatggaatattaattataattaaaatttctttttaaataaatttataataagaaagagaagtaaaattaattaatacttgctgatatttatttagacttcatgtattattttaattattttagtcctaatatactttaatcgcttctttttcaatttatactcttattttttgattgttccatgtattaaaatgcaattttgcatataaataactCTTTTCGCTGCCACatgtggaaaataatttaatgaatatattattttaatattctctaatttaatgaaaaattgtaaaatacaaatg contains:
- the LOC140672284 gene encoding thyrotropin-releasing hormone-degrading ectoenzyme isoform X2, whose protein sequence is MAEAHKDKERNERSTMTRGADEPIAKWGHSRVFLGQHPHRKNNFTTSLKKMRRGSVSSWQSYGQRNCNTALASPTEEIIHQRKGGWFLTYKKLISFIVLIVIAVIVAGLIGWNIGTMPKTRIYDPLALIEDETEEGDVIVVSISPFVHPLRYDLELTAPSDVNATSNLKGRVIIKFRVDGTPALSKLSLNARNITATHYKLTLIEENNVRTKRRRRRRAEDDNKGNQSMEWKPVNADNVTTTLPANATPVQLENQETTRGDVTDYPSENVIFSGNETSSKNESTSATDGQSRESANVTVPESTTSGAGMSATVTSSNGSVTEVVIQRYEEDTNNGLHVIHPAVAIRPGTYSLEIDYEIILDGKAIYSASFGESGEERTLIGTRLKPLEASRLLPIFDDVNLKAVFSLSVARPRKARVLSNMPLNISRNTSDNQVIDTFNDTPLLSPYNLAFVIGEVESLSETRTGLDNKTTMTFWGDPKRRSRGIYLYDKLEQVITYLNDMFSMPYPLSKLDIIALPPRIIDNTGSLGLISIKQSLFYAADRSPMVTKTDALSALISLIGEQWLGGVVNVKNWSDVWLLEGSMIHLRHAMIEKIDLSLDSNHAFLADVQWEAMEEDGYSVSRSLQSNVNPAHLDFSDDNVRHKKGACLIRMLHGVINDTAFRNGYRKFVARWRYSTANVDDFWEAVAEETVNLPAEIILSQMMNSWISNHGYPIISVTRDYNKGTAVVRQQRFTYDQSSSDTQTTWYVPLDYINKTRNDWSSPTKTWLYSEAETVVDDVGAQDSWVVFNVNKTGYYRVHYDEENWKLLAQTLEEDHEILPAETRASLIDDVLGLAAVGLTKYATAFDFIKYMQMKERHYAPWGVLMRHLLKLNGLLYETSGFSDFQEFTLKFTSKLYSDVGWKIDEGSGLTLTALKIACAFENAECLEWSKTHFAKLKDRSDADEVVPAYAREVLYCTIARYGTRNEWNYFVERANSTADREEKNRLLSAFACFQTPWILQSLLSELLEGKIYNEDETQRILRSFPQNPVAAQLAYKFVRNNWQTIVTRFSKSRPILKGFALASMNGLISKEDLDDFQTFSEDNRESIKNVGYTMAMVEAHANFAIRWLQEFLPEVQEWLTANNATEVST
- the LOC140672284 gene encoding thyrotropin-releasing hormone-degrading ectoenzyme isoform X1, with product MAEAHKDKERNERSTMTRGADEPIAKWGHSRVFLGQHPHRKNNFTTSLKKMRRGSVSSWQSYGQRNSDCMMETYSGNTALASPTEEIIHQRKGGWFLTYKKLISFIVLIVIAVIVAGLIGWNIGTMPKTRIYDPLALIEDETEEGDVIVVSISPFVHPLRYDLELTAPSDVNATSNLKGRVIIKFRVDGTPALSKLSLNARNITATHYKLTLIEENNVRTKRRRRRRAEDDNKGNQSMEWKPVNADNVTTTLPANATPVQLENQETTRGDVTDYPSENVIFSGNETSSKNESTSATDGQSRESANVTVPESTTSGAGMSATVTSSNGSVTEVVIQRYEEDTNNGLHVIHPAVAIRPGTYSLEIDYEIILDGKAIYSASFGESGEERTLIGTRLKPLEASRLLPIFDDVNLKAVFSLSVARPRKARVLSNMPLNISRNTSDNQVIDTFNDTPLLSPYNLAFVIGEVESLSETRTGLDNKTTMTFWGDPKRRSRGIYLYDKLEQVITYLNDMFSMPYPLSKLDIIALPPRIIDNTGSLGLISIKQSLFYAADRSPMVTKTDALSALISLIGEQWLGGVVNVKNWSDVWLLEGSMIHLRHAMIEKIDLSLDSNHAFLADVQWEAMEEDGYSVSRSLQSNVNPAHLDFSDDNVRHKKGACLIRMLHGVINDTAFRNGYRKFVARWRYSTANVDDFWEAVAEETVNLPAEIILSQMMNSWISNHGYPIISVTRDYNKGTAVVRQQRFTYDQSSSDTQTTWYVPLDYINKTRNDWSSPTKTWLYSEAETVVDDVGAQDSWVVFNVNKTGYYRVHYDEENWKLLAQTLEEDHEILPAETRASLIDDVLGLAAVGLTKYATAFDFIKYMQMKERHYAPWGVLMRHLLKLNGLLYETSGFSDFQEFTLKFTSKLYSDVGWKIDEGSGLTLTALKIACAFENAECLEWSKTHFAKLKDRSDADEVVPAYAREVLYCTIARYGTRNEWNYFVERANSTADREEKNRLLSAFACFQTPWILQSLLSELLEGKIYNEDETQRILRSFPQNPVAAQLAYKFVRNNWQTIVTRFSKSRPILKGFALASMNGLISKEDLDDFQTFSEDNRESIKNVGYTMAMVEAHANFAIRWLQEFLPEVQEWLTANNATEVST